In the genome of Lactuca sativa cultivar Salinas chromosome 3, Lsat_Salinas_v11, whole genome shotgun sequence, the window ttaattctaCTTTTATCCTTGTTACCTGTTATTGTAGGTTTAGATACTTTCAAAACCTCAAATGGTCGATTATTAATGTTGAAGGTGATGTAAATCTATAATTATTATCTATACTTGCCATTGCCAAACCATTTCATCAGTGCAATATCATTAAGTCTCACATGATGTAAGGCCTTCTTGTATACACACTATGTTAACGTGGTGTGTATACACTTCACCATCATTGTCTTCCACAGAAAATCTAATATACTCCCTGATTGTGATTGTGGTCGTGGTGGGTTTGACCTGCAAGAGAGAAGAAAAGAAGGGTGGAGTGTGGTGGCAGCACGAGAGGCCACAATCGTTGTTCCTTAGCATTACAAGAGGACTGAGGTGGTGTTCATATTCGTTGTTCGTGATCAGCTAGACAACAATGAAAGCTTGTTGCATTATACTAGATGATACAATATTATATGTCTTTCATGTTTGATACACACTAACCCTCAACGACTATTTACCCTTATATTTATACTGAAATAtttaataaaacacctttatctaatttcttttttttaagcatatataatatttataaaaaggaAACATATTTAACAATAATATTCAAtaaaatcaatatattatattgcCCAAAATTAAAACAAGTAATATTAAATCAACGACTAATATATTATTTGTTTCATTTTAAAACGAAACAAATTTGTTAGTTAAAAGATGATACATCTTTGAAGGTTAAGTACAATTAGGGGCATGTAAAGCTCAAATTAGTTTTTTTCATTGGAACGGCTAACACACCACCCACTAAACCTACTCCTAAAATCTATTTTTTTGTCCACAACGAGATTTGAACCTTCAACACAACTTGAAGAGGGACACATTTCCACAACATTGGGCTACAAACCCTTTAGTAAAAAAAAATACTCAAATTAGTTAGTTAAAAAATAATACATCTAGTTAGGGGTAAAACTGGTCATTATTGAATAAATAAAGTTAattatacaaaacaaaaaaaaaaacattaaatagaataaaaatggtttatatatatatatatatatatatatatatatatatatatatatatatatatatatatatatatatatatatatatatatatatatatatatagggttaggttattttattttgactatctattgtgtgcatgtacgATTGATTCTAgactaatcattttagttattttaagaaagtaattaatgcatattacatgttgaagatataatggatattaattacattttcagcatttaatatgcattaattactttcttaaaataactaaaatgattggtctagaatcaatcatacatgcacacaatagatactgaaaacatttgaacatatatatatatatatatatatatatatatatatatatatatatatatataaaccatttttattctatttaatgttttttttttcaaatatcaaACACACCAAATCTTACTTCTAAATCTACACATATATCCATCGtgacttttacacactcagccacttaaaatatatatttatattgataCCGCTAGGGAAAGacctaaaaaaaattatcattgcCAAATCTCCAATGAATATACAAACAGTCCATTTGAAGATTTATAATAGTTGATATAAACAATGCATTTCTAGTAATACTTACAATTAATctaattttgtttgtttttaaacCAATTTTCAATTAATGAATATTTATACAATTTATACTATAGTTAATTAATAATGTTTATGTTAAAAAAAGTAGAAAAAATCAGACCAGACCAAACCAACCAGTGTTGACAGGTCCGGAGTTTGTAAACATTGCAAGAAGTCACCCATACAGAGAAGCAAATATTTAATATTCATACATGAATAACTGTCATGctgtatatatataattatatagtaTTAGCTTAAATATGATATTCCATAAAAAGAATTGTTTGGTATCCCTGAGGTCCAAAAACTGGAATCAAAATTAGGAAGAATGACAAGAAAAGAAATTGGTTTGTTTTGAACCTAGTAGCTATTACATATCAAGAACAAGAACATGGTGTCTAAACTATCCTGCAATcatcataaataaataatgatACATAAAGCAGTCTGATTTGTTGTGTGATCTCAGCGAAACTCATCGTGGTATTCataatcttcatcttcatcctcgtTGAAGATGGCACTATAAAATACATATGGACTATCTATCATTTCTGTCAATGATAACCGCCCATCTTTATCTGTATCCGCCTGCAAAAACAACAAACTCCAATTTCACATTTGCATTCTCATGACATTTATCAAACTCATGTAGTCTAGGGTGTTTATTTCAACTAACTGTAACACAAAGCTTCAAAATTATAAGTAAATTTCAAACAGGCCCTAATGACTAAATGTATATTGATTGCATCACACACAGACACATAAAAGAGAAAGGAGACACCTGGTTCCTTCCTTTTTCCAATCTCGATCCTTTTAATGCTTTTCATCTATTTTAATTCTGTTTTTAGAAAATAATTTGATGGTGTTTTGTTGAACGTTTTCTTTCTCTTTATACTATAATTGTGTTTAATATGATGGAGTAATAACTTTTCTGATTTGGTTGATTTGGGTAAGATGCTGATTCTAATGTTGTTGATTTTGTTCAAACCAAATTTCATATTCAAATGTCTTCTTATTTTCATAATATGAATTGGATAAGTAATTATTGTGTTGATTTGCTATCACTTGATCACTGATGGATGAGATTTAACATTAAATTGCTTTATTCAATTTCAAATCTGAAAAATCCCCTCACTATGCAGACAATGAAGCTGTCAATCAACATGATTATATCTACCAGATTGCTTCAATTTCAAGGCCAAacctataaaaaaaaaaacatcaaaatcaaacATGCTTACTTACCTGTGATATAATATAATCTGCCTGCTGTTTGGCATAGTAACGCTCTGAAGGATGAAGCTTCCCAATGATAGGTAGCAGTTCCACATCAGACAAGTATCTACAACATCAAAAGACAAAACTCACCctcattaaaagtttaaaacCAGTTGCATCCTTAAAGATATTAGCAACTCccaaatcattaaaaaaaagatATAGTTATAGATTTACCCGTCACCATCTTTGTCAAGCTGGGCAAAAAAGGTCTTTGCTGGGGACTCCAATGAATCACTGGATTCATGTGAAGAATTATGACCATCTTCATCATAGTTTCTTACAAGGTCAAATAGTCCATGGAAGAACTCTTTGAAGTTTACTTTCCCATCTTTGTCAGTATCTCGTTCCCTGAATTCTTACATTGAATTAATACACATATATGATATATCATACATGTAGCAATCAAAAAGGAAACAAATTTAGACAATTTATTGAAAATAAATACTAAATAGCATGCCACCTTACTTCCTCCTTGCACAGCCACTGAAGCAGTCTTGGATTTTGAGTGTCTGCAGGGTGCTGAAAGCTAAAATATCACAAAAAAGGGTCAAATTTTAGGGGAAGAACAAGATGGAAGTTCTAAAAAGAAAACCAGATACAAAGTTTTGTACTTTTAATAACTTACTCATTGAACTCGGTTATATTCAAGAAACCATCTCCATCAGCATCAGATGCATTGAAGTGCTCCTCTTTCCACCAGCCCATATCATATCCAAATGAGTTATTATCTAGTGAATTCATACCCAGATTGAGATGTAAGGGGAATATTCAAATACAAACTGATAGTAGAAAGCAATCAAGTCTATCAACCATAACTACATGCTGATTCTTCACAAATTCCAGGAATTGAGACTCTAATTGTTCAAATGGAATGAGCATATCATTGATAAAACTCAATGGGCACATGCTAAAAGTTCTTTATAACAATTTCTCACTAAAAAGGtccattttttattttaaagattcATATCTGGTACTCAGTCTTTCACCCAAATATGCATCTATGGTATACCATTGATATGGTTAAAGGTAGCAATTGCAAAAATTTCCTATACTAAGAAATCTTCTCATATGGAAGGAAGTCAGTAATAACTCATCAAAAAAGGCACCATCAAGATTCCAAACCTAATCTCACTGGCTACATGTAAACGGCTATAATGCAATCAATTGATGTGTCTGCTTAATTTATTAAGGAGTTGATTCATAAGATATATTACCTGAATCACGGACCCAAGTGGGAGGCTGGTATTCAGCAAAAGAAACTAGGCCATCGTGGTTTTTGTCATGCAATTCCATCTCCCTCTGACTGCGATGAAGGACTTCCCTCTGAGATTGCTCAAGGTTCCATTCCGTCAGCTCGTGCTCAGTCACGAAGCCATCGGAAGGATCGACATCAATCCTGGGGAAAAGCAAAACTAATCTGTGGGTGATATTGAACTTATGTTCATCATTCAAGTAATCTTCAGCATCAATGAAGTCCTCCCATTCCGGTTGTGATTCCATTCCCGGAGCATCATCTGCTTCAGGTTCGGTTTCTGCTTCATGATGATGGTCGCCAAAGAAGTGACTCTTCTCCCACAATTTGTCCTCTCTCTTGCGCTCAATGTCGGCTACCAAAGGGTCGAAGGAAACATGATGGTCCGTTGTGGTTGCGATGGTGGGGGTGAAAGAGAAGTTGGACCGAAGCTTTAGTCGACGGTGGCGGCGATGGTTGTTCCGGTGATTGGATTTATTGGGGGAATGCGAtatgagaaggaggaggagcaaAGCTACCGTGATGTAGATGATGACCGAGAGTTTACCCATCTCATGGGCGGCGGCCTTGTCGGTGGCGATTGGTGGCGTGAGAGAGATTCTCGACCAATCACGCCGGACTGGAGATCTCAATCTCTCTCACTATTTTTGGGGTTTGGCAGTTGGAGACGAGGCGGACGATTTATTAATTCAAGAGAATGGCGAGATTGAAGAAGGAGGATCAAGATTTTCAACACTTTGGTAGATCTATTTCACAGATTTCGTGATTATATATAATACACAAAACAAGATGAGCTTTTTGACAAATTACGTGATTATGTTTTCCTTTAGGATAAACATTTTAATTAGAAACGACAAATTAGGTTCCACAAAAATAGTTAAAGATCACTAAAATGATCTTAAATAGttgtaatttttgaattttactaTATGTGAAAATTTAGGtggtctcttttttttttttttttttaaagatttttgtTGGTTGCTATATGTGAAAAAAATGGTTTTCGTAAATAGTGAGTGACAGTAAAAAACTTTGTTGCAAAATTCCTAAAAAGTTtatattttctagaaaaaaaTGTTGTGATATTTCctaattttcaaaaccgaaaaaaCTTTTCTTTATGCCTTCAAAACCATGTTATCTTTGTTTGTAAAAATCCTAATAGATTAAAACATTTTGAGTACAAATATtgtttcaaaacaacaaaactctaaagatgtcataatcaatacataACATGAGTTGCAGTTTAAAGACCTATCGATTCTGAATATTATTGCAGGTTGTCTCTTAATCACTCAACATCCTAATCAAGTTCCAGCAGTCTTATGCCTGCTGCTTGTGATACATATAATTTAAGAGACTTGATGAAACACATAATGTTTTCAATTTCACAATATTGTTATGATAATAACTCATAAATAACCAATTGTTAACAAACGATATATCACACATCATAAATAACTATGACACTATACCATTTTTCCTTAGTTACCTAGCCCATCGATTTTCACACACCGATCTTCCAACAATAATCCCTTGAGATCTAACCTGATGGCCTAATACATTTATCTAATTTTTCTAtaatattgttttgattttttaaaaataagatATGATTATAATTAAACTAATATGTAAATGAGTAGAAAATTACATAGTCTAAATGCTAACAAAatcacttttttttcttttatgcaAAAACACACTTCAGAATAGGAATGTTATTTGGTCTTTAATGTTATTCGGTTCTATTAAGAAATGCGTTATCTAAGAAGGTGTACAAAACTGAAACCGGACCTGATCCAAAAAAAAACCGAAAACCAAATAATCCTTAAACTAAGAAACGGGAACCGAATAGCTTTCTTAATCAATCCTTATTAGGTTCTAGTTCCGGTTTGGTTTTCGGCCCAAACGCTCATCCCTACATAATATTTGTTGAATAAAGGGCCATGCTATAAAACCCTTAAGTCTGCTAGTTTTTTTATCGGTTTTACCCAAAGTAGTATTTTAGGTCCATTAATGcctcaaatttgaaaaaaaaaaaaattatccttTTTGCAAATTTATCCGGTAAAACTGAAAATTTCTTCCAAACTTAAGGGCTTTAATAAACCAGAAAACCaaacttaagggcttttatgAAGCAGAAAAAAAGGTAAAACCGTACATTTATGCCAAACGTAAGGGCTTTAATAAACCAGAGAAAAGAAAAGGTTGCAAATTTGAGGCATCAATGGACCTAAAATACAACTTTGGGTAAAACCAACATAATTTtacaaacttaagggtttttatgTCATTATCcctttaataaattattaaaagaTATAATCTATATCAACCATATATATTGAATTGCAGTCTTCATAAAACTATTAAatgatttttctttcttttaaatCCAGCTACAAAATCCTTATGTTGCAGTCTTCACTTAAGGGCTTCTATCTCTCCCGGTAAGTCTACAAAAGCCTGAAAACAAAATCTATGGAGCCGACCCGGATTCGGACCCTGAATCCTCTGAATCTGAAGCATCAACCATCTTTTCAAGTGAATCCATATCACCTGCTTCAGCCACTGTATGCATCCGAAGCTTTTCAGCATCCTCGCTGCAAATTTCAACCAAAACTACTGTTAACCAATTTAactttacaaaaaaataaaaaaaacattctaCTGCCTTCAAGTACAATTTTTTCCatttgagatttttttttcttaaagaaGTAACTCTTTCTAAAAGGAATGATTAGATGCTTACTCTGCAACGCCAAAGATTTCTTTCACTATCAAGGAGCTGTCTCTTCCACAGAACTCTGGGAGCTGGAGTGGTGCGTGTTGGAAAGTCAACACAAATCAACATAAACACTGTTTagaaatatatacatataatgaACTAAAAATCACTTCAATTAAAATGCCCTTTAATGGATCAAAATCAATGCTATCAGCAATTCAGTATCTTTTGGAGATTGCTAATGGTCAAAAATATATGCATTTTTTGGACTACAACGCTAATGAGAATGACATCTAGAAGTATGTTCAAAAATATCAATTTAATTTTACCTCTGAAAGATAGAAAATCTTTCCAAAAAGTGCTTGAACAGCAAGCTTTCTCCTTAAGCCCTTTTCAGAATATCCCGATGTATTCATCACAACTGGACCTGAAACATGGAAGAAATCATTTTTGAGCAACCAAAAACCTCATCTAATTATATGCATACATGCACCACACAGAAGTGTTGTGTTTATTTAAAACATAAGCATGACTGTTTTGTACCTTTATCTTTAACAATTCTCCTTGAGATATCATTAAGAATTTCAGCCACTTGGGAATCATCCAACATTGTTGTTTTTCTGAGTTGAATCAATGCTGCAACCAGTTTTGGGTTGAAAGGCTTTTCATTTAATGCATATCGGATGTATTTTCGCAAAATCTCCACCATGCTGAAGCCTGTCTGCATACAGAATAAAATGATATCAAAAACTCATTGTCTTTACAAAAACTTTAATCAATGAATAAACTAGCAGAAGAGGTTGAATTTAGAAAACAAAGATACATGTAATGTACTTAAGACCAAAGCTTTCCATATTGTAAGGTCAAAAGTTGAATGTATATCATTATCACCTTCTGCATCAGTCCCATCAAAGCTTCCTGCTGTACTCCATTACCTTCTTTCTCAAGTAACTCATCTACTGACCTGCATAGATCTGCATTTTTATTGACCTGAAAAGCATCAAATAATGTTTAGCAAGTTTCTTGTCAAAGGCAATAAATCTTCATCACATACTTTTTAGTCTTGCCAATTCTACATAGATGGAAAGCATTCTACATACTCTTTCCACCCAAAAATGCTATTTTGAGTAACACAATACATCCTTTTTTTAGAGGATCCCTTTTATTGCCCAATAACAATCACTACAAAAGATGAGTGACAGTCTTAATTTCCAAATTATTTAAGGTCAAAATAACCAAATTTGGAGACTCACTAAAGAAATAGCAACAGAAAACTATATATGGAGACAAAATGTAACATTACTATACTATTCCAAACTTTAAATCAAATTACTAatcaattccaattccaattcttCAAGTAAGAATAATCACTTCAAATGCACACAACCGCACAACCACTAAATGTGTAGTATATTCACTCTACACATTAAAGGTATGAATTTTGAGATGAGTTCTTTCTTAATTGACTGGGTATTAGACTTATTTCATATATATGTAGACATGTATGAAAATACCCTCTTATTCTCAAACTTTTGGAGATTCAAATCCAACATTAACATCATTGAACCTTGTTTGTATAGGCATGTGTCCAAAAAGTTCGTCGTTTTGACTTTTTGAGGAGTTGTAAGCAGCTTAAACGGATGCACACAAAGTAAAGTAACAAACAACAAATTCAAAGCAAGACTGTAATGAAAGTGAAATTGATGCACAAACTCAAACAAGAAAAAAAGGAGATAAGGAGAAAGCCAGACTCACTAGCTTACGGCGAACTTCTTTGGGTGAAGTGAACTTGCGAATGGTCTTGACAACCGCAAAAACAAAGGAGACTCCAACATAAGCCAAAGGGATAGCCAGAATCCATGGAAAGGAAGTTTGGCCGACTCTTGGACCAGGAAGGGCCTGTGTTACTGAGCCACTAAACTCGACAATGTCCAGAGCTTTCTCTTGTATCCATGGCAAATCCTCCTCGACTTCCTCCAGCTCATCCTCCTCCTTCTTCTCTGATTCTTTAGGGTTTGTATTATTTCTCGCTGCTGCTGCGGTGGACGAAACCAATCGACAACGACGAGAGGAAGTTGATAATAAGGGAGAGAAGGGCGTATGGAAGGTAGTCAATTTCAATTGGGAAGATAGGCACTCCGTTGTAGTACTGGTGGCCGGGATTTTACTGAGTATTGACTTCGATGTTGGCTTTGGTGTCAGCGGCGATGGATGACGGTTGGTGGACGAGACAGCATAGTGATACCCAAAAGCACTAGACATTGCCCCTTTCTCAGGATTTCGTTTATATGAAAGATAGGTTTAGTTATCTTTTTCCTCCGATAATTATTGCAGCTAGTGTGTGTGTCGATACTCTCGCGGTGGCGATGGTTGGATACGGTGGTGCTACTGCTGCTGATGAGCTGCAAGAATTGGATTTTGGCTTTTGGGCGTTACAACTTACGAACACTGCTTTTGCCGTTTGGGCTTTTCTTTATTCATCAGGAAAAAGTTACTTATGGGCCGTCTATCCACTACTTACTAGTGACTAGACTAGACCACTACCAATATTATATTACATGTATTTGCTTAACagtttttttaagaaaatatatttttttgtcgATTTATATAGGCTAAAGCTTTAAGGATAATAAACTTTATCcgtatatttatgtttttttttctacatataccgttaaatttatttattttgtttaaaaaacattaatattaccGATTATTATAAGTTTATGCAGTTTCAACATCCTTAGCAGCTCCGACAAGCTTTTGGTAATGaagtttttttcttttatcttttatacTCAAGATCTAAATTGAGTTCTTCAACCTAAAAATCAAGAAAGCTTTTGgtaatgaagttttttttttcttttatcttttGTACTCAAGATCTAATTGAGTTCTTCAACCTGAAAATCGAGAACTGAAactcaaaaatttaaattttgaaaaagtgTATTTGAAGATCTGAAAATTGAATTCCAAACACGTACGATCTCAAGATCTAAAAATCGAGAAATCTTCGAGTTTTGGGGATGAACACACACAAGCATGATTGATTTTTAGATctatgtgttcttggtgagagataggtttgaaacaaaaaaaatcaaaaacaaacaaacaaactcaATCGATTTTCAtatttgtatgttcttggtgCTTATATGTGTACGAAAGATGGATCTAAAATGAAACACACACATAATCAATTTTTCATATCtctgtgttcttggtgtttgtgtgtgtgtgttcttggtgtttgtgtATTGTATGTAAGAGAAATGGGTTAGAAACAATCACGCtctaacaccgtaaaaatttaaaacaatttttcgcattttcaaacacattttttaCAAACTCCtttattcataaaatgtcataacatcatgtctttgtttcacaaaatatcccccaagatcaaaatacataaatcccatgtgtgtgtgtacgaatcaagtcggcgccttcccgcggtcatcactggtacctaaaacacataacactaaacactgtaagcataagcttagtgagttccccaaaataccactctaacacataatagccactcgaggctgtaactctgttgaccctctggtcaatgtgtctcagtggggccctccagccccaactttctgtgggccctctggccctaactctagggacccaaaagtcccaactttgtaactctgaatcatgcataacacatatcacaataaatcacaacacacaaacaacatgcaaatacactagcATATAtctctatagtactctgtcacataactctattaccacactaggtaaagtataatgagaagactcacctcaggcgtctcggtaaatctctgactcaatggaaaatattgcctagcctccgcctattcacaaaataattactcttataaatataactctcgagactagactcaacctgccattggcaccctTAGAAAGGTacaagactattttaccctcccCTCTTGTCACAAGGACTCTATTGACAACTAAACCCTtaaggtcaacaaaagtcaacggtcccactttgaccctactcgccgagtgcaccctggtgactcggcgagttctcatATGTCCTTTAACCTTTTGTCCCGCTTgacacgtcgagtccctccctatacTCGACGGGCCATACCAgccatgaatcgcggggccaccccgactcaactcgctgagtctcaagaacaattcAGCGAATACcgtcttgaactccagtcctctaactcactcctgactcactgagtcatcccccaacccagcgagtctactcgctgaacaatttacgtgaaaccctaaccctactcgccgagtctcaagaacaactcgacgagttcatgccatgcacaaactctactgacctcctgaggtcagatctgtttccccaaaccatagatctagcctccccaagcatgaatgtcacgtaaagttcgaaacttgatgcttgtataaccacaacaaggcatcaaaaggagattaggtcccaaaaatggcaacctaagtccaataaccccaaactaaCCCATAaagtgtaacgacccgtctccggtatgatgattccatggtatttatttttgaagttgcaagagggactcggcgagttcatagcctcactcgccgagtaggaacgggatttcgagcacgtgttagccggcgactcggcgagtccatattctggactcggcgagtctgtctgtctgaaagaaaccctaaatccctgggttgctcactatttaagccaccttatagcccccaatctcgcctccttcaccctcagagagctataagaaaaccctaatccgttcttgagtgatttaagtgttcttgtgtgcatttgtgaaggcttgaagaaggagaagaagaaaggagcaaggaaaagaggtgtagagcaaagattcaagggcaaatcagagttccttgaggtattcttcggatttccttcccttttatgctttaaaaccccattagaactcttctagatctagtttgatgcttttctcaagccttatgatggTATGGATGCCCTAttaggtcgagatatccttagatctgttcatttaggagtcgtagagcccggatctattgtctTTTGTTGATTccttgtatgaaaaccctagatctagccttctctttatgattttgagctattttatcttcatggatgcatatgggcacgtaaagatagaatctttacgtgctaatcgagttaagggagtccagatctataagttttatgcactggattcaagcataatcaagttttgagttgttgcatgcaagcgactcggcgagtctgaagaacgactcggcgagtcgagtcgagagtccccgattttccctttTCGAGTGATGTCGAGTAGGACCAGTGagtggtagagtggactcagcgagtttgaggttagactcagtaat includes:
- the LOC111884392 gene encoding uncharacterized protein LOC111884392; the encoded protein is MGKLSVIIYITVALLLLLLISHSPNKSNHRNNHRRHRRLKLRSNFSFTPTIATTTDHHVSFDPLVADIERKREDKLWEKSHFFGDHHHEAETEPEADDAPGMESQPEWEDFIDAEDYLNDEHKFNITHRLVLLFPRIDVDPSDGFVTEHELTEWNLEQSQREVLHRSQREMELHDKNHDGLVSFAEYQPPTWVRDSDNNSFGYDMGWWKEEHFNASDADGDGFLNITEFNDFQHPADTQNPRLLQWLCKEEVRERDTDKDGKVNFKEFFHGLFDLVRNYDEDGHNSSHESSDSLESPAKTFFAQLDKDGDGYLSDVELLPIIGKLHPSERYYAKQQADYIISQADTDKDGRLSLTEMIDSPYVFYSAIFNEDEDEDYEYHDEFR
- the LOC111884381 gene encoding uncharacterized protein LOC111884381 → MSSAFGYHYAVSSTNRHPSPLTPKPTSKSILSKIPATSTTTECLSSQLKLTTFHTPFSPLLSTSSRRCRLVSSTAAAARNNTNPKESEKKEEDELEEVEEDLPWIQEKALDIVEFSGSVTQALPGPRVGQTSFPWILAIPLAYVGVSFVFAVVKTIRKFTSPKEVRRKLVNKNADLCRSVDELLEKEGNGVQQEALMGLMQKTGFSMVEILRKYIRYALNEKPFNPKLVAALIQLRKTTMLDDSQVAEILNDISRRIVKDKGPVVMNTSGYSEKGLRRKLAVQALFGKIFYLSELPEFCGRDSSLIVKEIFGVADEDAEKLRMHTVAEAGDMDSLEKMVDASDSEDSGSESGSAP